The Candidatus Limnocylindrales bacterium genomic sequence CATCTTCCGTTGGAATGATTTGGGGGAGCATTTCTATGACCGTTACTTTACTCCCTAGCTTACCAAAAATCGTCGCCCACTCTACCCCGATGTAACCACCTCCAATGATAATCACGCTTTGGGGCAATTCTTTAAGTTCAAAGGCCCCATCACTGTTGATAACTCCTTCTGAGTCGATTCCGGGAATCGGGATGCTGGAAGGAACCGAACCGGTTGCTATAACAATTTTTTCGGCACTGACCGTTGTGCGGGTTCCTGCTTTTTCAGTCACCTCTATTTCATGGGTGGAGAGGAACTTTCCTTTTCCTTGGATAATATCAATTCCATTACTTTTGAGAAGAGATCGGGCTCCTGCGGAGAGGGTTTTTACGGCTATATCCTTCCGTTTGCTCATCTTATCGTAATCTACCGAGATTTCCCCAACATTTACACCGTAATCCTTGGCATGTCTTGCAATCTCAACCAATTCGGCTCCCCGTAAAAGAGCCTTGGAAGGAATACATCCGCGCAGGACACAGGTACCTCCAATTTCATCCATTTCCACTACAGCCGTTTTAGCTCCCAGTTGTGCTGCCCGAATAGCAGCCACGTACCCTCCTGGACCACCTCCAATAAATAAGATATTGTAATCGTATGGCATGATGTCTTAAGTATGGGAGTGTGGGAGTGTGGAAGTGTAAGCCTATAGATTTTGTTTACCTCTACACTCCTACACCTGACTGAGGTTTTACTTTTCCTACCACGACCAGCGAATAATTAACCGGATCCAGATATTTCTGGGCAACCCGTTGGATATCCTCTGCAGTTACCCTGCGAATGAGGTCGGGGTATTTACGCAGATAATCGAAACCCAGATGATATTTTTCAGCAGATATAAGATAACTGGCTAATTGATTGCTGGTTTCAAATTTAAAGACATAACTTCCAGTCAAATAATTCTTGGCATTTTCCAGTTCTTCCTCGGATACCCGCTCCTTCTGGATTAGTTCAATCTCTCGAAGAAATCCTTCTATAGCCCTGTCTTTATTCTCAGGAGAGGTGCCTATGTAAGCCGTAAAAACCCCGGGTTCCTCGGTTGCAGAGGGTGTAATATGGGCATAAACCGTATAGGCAAGTCCTTGCTCATCCCGCAGCTTTCTGGAAATCCGGTCGGTAAAACCGGGCCCTGTTCCTAAAATATAATCCATAACCCGTAAGGCATAGTAGTCTGGATTATCCCGGGTAATCCCCAAATGCCCCAGATAGATATGGAGCTGTTCTTTTTCTTTGTAAATATATTTTACCCGGGGTTTGGTTGGACCGACGGCCCGTAAGGATAACCGCTCAGAGGCTCCTACTAAAGGTTTCCTGGGCCAATCACCAAAATATTTCTCAATCTTTTCACGGGCTTCCTCTTCACTTAAATCCCCCACAACGGCCAGGATGGTATTATTGGGAACAAAATAGGTCTCATAATAATTCACTACATCTGAACGGCAAAGGGTTTTAACCGTTCTCGTATATCCTTTTCCGGGGCGATGATAGGGATGATCCCCATAAACCAGTTCTCGAAAAGCCTGATACGCGACGATATTGGGATCATCCTGTTCACTTTTGATGGCAGCCAGTTGTTTATTTCGTTCTTTAATTACCTCTTGTTCATCGAACAGGGCATTTTTCAGTATATCCGATACAATATCCAGAGCAATATCCACATCTTTGCTCAGGATTTGAGCGAATACGCCGGTACTGGAAGTCTCCAAATTACCTCCAATGAAATCCATGATTTGGGCAATTTCCAGCCCGCTTCGGTTTTTGGTCCCCTCGTCCAAAAGCGTTCCAACCAGATAAGCGAGTCCGGCTTTGTCTTCTGGTTCATGCTTTTGCCCGGCATCTACAAAAGCCTCTATGGCAACAATAGGATAAAATCGGTTTTCTAAAAAAAGAACGGTTAATCCGTTGGCCAGAACCCATTTCTTCGGTTCGAAATCCTTCATTCCTCTATTCTCCTGTTCTTTCTTGTTTTCTCCGGAACGGCCCAGCCTACCGTCTTGTTTTCATCCACGAAATACTGGTTAACAACCCGAACGATATCTTCTTGGGAAACTTTTTCGATATTTTCCAGATAAGTGTTCAGGAAATCGTAATGAAGGGTTGTCTCATAATATCCAAGAGCTTTCGCCAGATTATAGGCTGTTTCTTGATCAAAAATAAAATCCGCGGAAATGATATTTTTAGCCCGTTGCAGCTCATGGTCTGGAATACCTTCCTGTTTGATTCGATCTAACTCCTCCATAAGGATTTTTTCGACTTTTCCCAGACTTTTACCGGGTCGTAGCTCGGCGTAGATAAAGAAGGCACCTTCATATTTCCGCGCATCATGGGAGGCACGAACAAAGTTAACCAATTTCTCTTTTTCGACTAATCTCTGATAGAGGCGAGAACTCTTTCCCGAACTTAATAGGGTATCCAGTACATCCAGGGGGTAATTGTCCGGATGACCGATTTTAGTCGTATGATAGCCCATTTCCAAACGTCCCACCTGGGTGTCTTGAACAATTTTGAATCGATGTTCCCCACGCTGTTTGGGTTCTCGGGAAGTAACAGGAAGAGGCGGAGGGCCCGGAGGGATGGGATCAAAAAGCCGATGAATCTTCTCTAAGGTTTTACCCGTGTCAAAATCTCCTACGATGACGAGGGTTGCATTATTAGGCAGATAATAGGTATTGTAATACTGAATGACGGCTTCTCGGGGTATTTGTTCGATGTCCTCTTGCCATCCAATGATGGGATGATGATAGGGATGGACACGAAACATGGTGGCTTCCAACTCCACTTCTAATAATCCCCAAGGGGAATCTAAACTTCTTTTCATTTCTTCAAGGACCACTTTTCGTTCCAGCTCGAATTCTTCGGGGTCAAATAGACAATTCCGCATCCGATTGGCCTCAATTTCCAAAGCCACTTCCCACCGATCCGAGGCAAAGTTAAAAAAATAAGCGGTATAATCATGGGACGTGAACGCATTATTATGACCGCCATGGACCATGGTTTTTAGATCGATCTCTCCTTTACGATATCGGTCGGTACCCTTGAACATGAGATGCTCTAAAAAGTGAGATAAACCGGTTTCCCCCTTCCTTTCGTTCACCGAGCCCACTTTATACCAGATCATACTGCACACAACCGGTAAGTGGTGCTTTTCCAGAGTCAGAACCTTAAGTCCGTTCTCCAATAGGGTTTCTTGAATATTACCTTTTAATAAAGTCAAATATTTTCATCCCTCCTTATGTTTTTATTTTATTAAATCTTATCCTCTTAATCCTCCTATATAAGGGATTGATAGATTTATTATTATACGTTAAAAGCCTAGGGTTATCAAGAAATTTTTTATACCTTCTACAATTTGACGAATTACCCCTTCTCCAGGAAAAAGCCCTCTGATTCCACAAAGATGATCCTCTAGAGTCACCTTACCGGATGGAATTATAGATTTTGCCGGAATATGTCCCTTGACGAAGAGGAGGTTCCAGATATACCCTAGAGCAGTAAACCCAAAATCGATAAGAGTAAGAGAAAGGAGAAAAGAAAATGGAGAGTGTACGTGTGGAATGGAAAGCTTTACAGGAATTTGCGACCCAGGTATTTGAAGGGTTGGGGATGCCACCCGGGGATGCGGCCAAGGAAGCTGAAGTGCTCCTATGGGCCAACCTACGTGGTGTGGATTCCCATGGCGTCCAATTAATTGCTTCTTATTTGAAGCAGGTGGATGCAGGTGTGATGAATCCAAAGCCTCGTATTCAGATTATTAAGGAGACTCCTGCTACGATATTCGTTGAAGCCGACCGGGCTTTTGGACCTATTGTTACTACTTTTACCATGGAGAAGGTCATGGAAAAAGCACGGGAAGTGGGGATAGGTTGGGGATTGATTCGCAACACAACCCATCAGGGGGCCATGGGTTACTACAGTCAGATGGCTGCCGCGCAGGACATGGCCGGTATTGCCGTAGTCAGCAGCCCACCCAATATGGCCCCTCCTGGGGCCCGAGCGGCAGGGACCCATAACAGCCCTATTTCCATTGCAGTGCCCGGTAAGACCCGTAAATTCATTACCCTGGATATGGCAACCAGTGTGGTTGCCTGGGGTAAACTGCTGGTGGCCATCGATAAGGGAGAATCCATCCCCAAAGAATGGGGTTTGGACAAAGATGGACGCCCGACGACGGATCCTAAACAGGTTGCTTTCCTGCAGCCAGCCGGAGGATATAAAGGTTACGGTCTGGCCTTGATGTTCGAATGTTTATCGGGCCTGATGGCCGGTAATCCTTTAATCACAGCCATTCTGCTCAAGCAAACGCAAGGATCCCCGGTTATCCAAAATAGCTTTGTGGGGGCCATTAATATCGGTAACTTCACAGATATTAACGAGTACAAAGAGAATGTTGATAGATTGGTTGCGGCAATAAAGAGTCTACCAAGACAGGAAGGGGTTGAAGAGATTTTCGTACCGGGAGAACCGGAGGAACGTGTCTATGAGGATCGAATTAAAAATGGGATTCCACTCCCCCCGGGGACCATCGAGAAACTACGAGCCGCCGCAGAGCGGTTTAAGCTTAAATTACCACCGGGTCTTTAAAACTTCTCTCCCACTCTCGTTAAATCCAGAGAAGAAAGGGCCGACCTTCAAGGTGCAGGCCCTTCTGGATGAAATCTCCTTGACAGGAAAAAACTCCTTCGGTTAAATATAAAGCAGGCAAATCGAAGAGTTTGTCTTATTTTATATATAAGTAAAGGTTAATCGATTCGTTAAGAATATAAG encodes the following:
- a CDS encoding pitrilysin family protein, whose amino-acid sequence is MKDFEPKKWVLANGLTVLFLENRFYPIVAIEAFVDAGQKHEPEDKAGLAYLVGTLLDEGTKNRSGLEIAQIMDFIGGNLETSSTGVFAQILSKDVDIALDIVSDILKNALFDEQEVIKERNKQLAAIKSEQDDPNIVAYQAFRELVYGDHPYHRPGKGYTRTVKTLCRSDVVNYYETYFVPNNTILAVVGDLSEEEAREKIEKYFGDWPRKPLVGASERLSLRAVGPTKPRVKYIYKEKEQLHIYLGHLGITRDNPDYYALRVMDYILGTGPGFTDRISRKLRDEQGLAYTVYAHITPSATEEPGVFTAYIGTSPENKDRAIEGFLREIELIQKERVSEEELENAKNYLTGSYVFKFETSNQLASYLISAEKYHLGFDYLRKYPDLIRRVTAEDIQRVAQKYLDPVNYSLVVVGKVKPQSGVGV
- a CDS encoding pitrilysin family protein; amino-acid sequence: MTLLKGNIQETLLENGLKVLTLEKHHLPVVCSMIWYKVGSVNERKGETGLSHFLEHLMFKGTDRYRKGEIDLKTMVHGGHNNAFTSHDYTAYFFNFASDRWEVALEIEANRMRNCLFDPEEFELERKVVLEEMKRSLDSPWGLLEVELEATMFRVHPYHHPIIGWQEDIEQIPREAVIQYYNTYYLPNNATLVIVGDFDTGKTLEKIHRLFDPIPPGPPPLPVTSREPKQRGEHRFKIVQDTQVGRLEMGYHTTKIGHPDNYPLDVLDTLLSSGKSSRLYQRLVEKEKLVNFVRASHDARKYEGAFFIYAELRPGKSLGKVEKILMEELDRIKQEGIPDHELQRAKNIISADFIFDQETAYNLAKALGYYETTLHYDFLNTYLENIEKVSQEDIVRVVNQYFVDENKTVGWAVPEKTRKNRRIEE
- a CDS encoding Ldh family oxidoreductase, producing MESVRVEWKALQEFATQVFEGLGMPPGDAAKEAEVLLWANLRGVDSHGVQLIASYLKQVDAGVMNPKPRIQIIKETPATIFVEADRAFGPIVTTFTMEKVMEKAREVGIGWGLIRNTTHQGAMGYYSQMAAAQDMAGIAVVSSPPNMAPPGARAAGTHNSPISIAVPGKTRKFITLDMATSVVAWGKLLVAIDKGESIPKEWGLDKDGRPTTDPKQVAFLQPAGGYKGYGLALMFECLSGLMAGNPLITAILLKQTQGSPVIQNSFVGAINIGNFTDINEYKENVDRLVAAIKSLPRQEGVEEIFVPGEPEERVYEDRIKNGIPLPPGTIEKLRAAAERFKLKLPPGL